Proteins from one Fragaria vesca subsp. vesca linkage group LG6, FraVesHawaii_1.0, whole genome shotgun sequence genomic window:
- the LOC101297847 gene encoding multisubstrate pseudouridine synthase 7-like isoform 2: protein MTTQESEVGIFCYISPLPGFRGILKQRYSDFMVNEVDMEGNVVHLTNLEAPPEVVKENGAKTEDAASKDYSAEIEKFRCLASGEDVERLEAFIREVNSGSEDGVMPIVLSPDYDKVHRTAVHNFFKENLKFLVTDAVDGPDASSKCIRVRLNSGGQNGRGRNSKKRKERGDKPFDSRGVDDWSEHVGKFLRFHLFKENKDTQEALGVIGKMLGIQPRAFGFAGTKDKRAVTCQRVTVFKQFASRLAALNDRLIGIKVGDFCYVKEGLSLGQLLGNRFTITLRGVVADSEDIIQASANALGKQGFVNYFGLQRFGSGSIPTHLIGASLLRGEWKSTVSMMLEPREGERDVITEARKYYKESNDIDGTLRKLPRYLVAERAVLQCLKKCPGNYSQALKAVPRTLRMMYVHSYQSYLWNHAASMRVQKYGTDRVVVGDLVYCKGHETEKVTGIVSSECVDENVNDENCDDTFDPNHLDDISETNVPEARVSLVKAVTAEDINNGTYTIDDIVLPLPGSRVIFPENDIAAVFHDLAKKDGISLTESVHNVKEFSITNVTGSYRRVFQKPVDFEWDILKYIDGNIPLVETDFEKIAKTKPVNVNKEYPTGVSGDGSLHDRIKQSECSVNDVQLPKKDNEVESEGEKLPHVESLGGPIPQGTQIALKLSFTLPASCYATMAIRELLKTSTSVAFHKTLN, encoded by the exons ATGACAACGCAGGAATCCGAAGTCGGAATATTCTGCTACATCTCTCCTCTCCCCGGTTTTCGCGGCATTCTTAAGCAAAG GTATTCTGATTTTATGGTGAATGAAGTCGATATGGAAGGAAATGTGGTTCATTTGACCAATTTGGAAGCTCCGCCGGAG GTAGTGAAGGAAAACGGAGCGAAGACGGAGGATGCTGCGAGTAAAGATTATAGTGCTGAAATCGAGAAGTTTAGGTGTCTTGCTAGTGGTGAAGATGTTGAACGGTTGGAAGCTTTCATCAGGGAGGTTAATTCGGGGAGTGAAGATGGTGTTATGCCTATTGTGCTCTCACCAGACTATGATAAAGTTCATAGGACG GCGGTGCATAACTTTTTTAAGGAGAACTTAAAGTTCCTTGTGACCGACGCAGTGGATGGACCAGATGCTTCATCAAAGTGCATCCGTGTGAGACTAAATTCGGGAGGGCAGAATGGCAGAGGCAGAAATTCGAAAAAGCGAAAAGAAAGGGGTGATAAACCTTTTGATAGCAGAGGTGTTGATGACTGGTCAGAGCATGTTGGCAAGTTCCTAAG GTTTCATCTTTTCAAGGAGAACAAGGATACACAAGAAGCTTTAGGAGTTATAGGAAAGATGCTTGGTATACAG CCAAGGGCATTTGGGTTCGCGGGTACAAAGGATAAGCGTGCTGTTACTTGTCAAAGG GTAACCGTCTTTAAACAGTTTGCAAGTAGATTGGCTGCTTTGAATGATAGGTTGATCGGTATCAAAGTAGGCGACTTTTG CTATGTGAAAGAAGGACTTTCTCTTGGCCAACTCCTGGGAAATCGCTTTACAATTACATTGAG AGGAGTTGTTGCAGATTCTGAAGATATCATCCAGGCCTCTGCAAATGCCTTAGGAAAACAGGGATTTGTTAACTACTTTGGTTTACAA AGATTTGGAAGTGGTTCAATTCCAACACATCTTATTGGAGCTTCACTACTGAGAGGAGAGTGGAAATCTACTGTAAGCATGATGCTTGAACCAAGGGAAGGAG AAAGAGATGTGATTACCGAGGCACGGAAATACTATAAGGAAAGTAATGATATTGACGGGACCTTAAGGAAATTACCTCGATATCTTGTTGCTGAAAGAGCTGTT CTGCAGTGTCTGAAGAAATGTCCTGGAAACTACTCTCAGGCTTTGAAAGCTGTTCCCAGAACTTTGAGGATGAT GTATGTGCATAGTTACCAGAGCTATTTGTGGAACCATGCAGCAAGTATGAGAGTGCAAAAATATG GAACTGACCGAGTTGTGGTGGGAGACTTGGTATATTGTAAAGGACATGAAACTGAGAAGGTGACTGGAATTGTTAGTTCTGAGTGTGTGGATGAAAATGTTAACGATGAAAACTGTGATGATACATTTGATCCTAATCATTTGGATGATATATCAGAAACAAATGTTCCTGAGGCGAGGGTTAGTCTTGTAAAG GCTGTAACTGCAGAAGATATCAACAACGGGACTTACACAATTGATGATATTGTCCTTCCTCTGCCAGG ATCAAGGGTCATCTTTCCAGAAAATGATATTGCTGCTGTTTTTCATGATCTTGCAAAGAAG GATGGAATTAGCTTGACAGAGAGCGTACATAATGTCAA GGAGTTCTCAATAACGAATGTGACCGGAAGTTATAGGCGGGTGTTCCAAAAACCAGTGGACTTTGAATG GGATATACTAAAGTATATTGATGGCAATATACCATTGGTGGAGACGGATTTTGAAAAAATTGCAAAAACCAAGCCTGTGAATGTAAACAAAGAGTACCCAACAGGTGTCAGTGGAGATGGAAGTTTACATGATCGCATCAAACAGTCAGAGTGCTCTGTCAATGATGTACAACTGCCGAAAAAAGATAATGAGGTGGAAAGCGAGGGAGAAAAGTTGCCACATGTTGAATCTCTTGGTGGCCCTATTCCTCAGGGAACTCAGATTGCTCTCAAGTTGAGCTTTACTCTCCCAGCATCTTGTTATGCAACAATGGCCATCAGAGAGCTACTGAAGACTTCGACATCT GTTGCTTTCCACAAAACATTGAACTAG
- the LOC101297847 gene encoding multisubstrate pseudouridine synthase 7-like isoform 1, which yields MTTQESEVGIFCYISPLPGFRGILKQRYSDFMVNEVDMEGNVVHLTNLEAPPEVVKENGAKTEDAASKDYSAEIEKFRCLASGEDVERLEAFIREVNSGSEDGVMPIVLSPDYDKVHRTAVHNFFKENLKFLVTDAVDGPDASSKCIRVRLNSGGQNGRGRNSKKRKERGDKPFDSRGVDDWSEHVGKFLRFHLFKENKDTQEALGVIGKMLGIQPRAFGFAGTKDKRAVTCQRVTVFKQFASRLAALNDRLIGIKVGDFCYVKEGLSLGQLLGNRFTITLRGVVADSEDIIQASANALGKQGFVNYFGLQRFGSGSIPTHLIGASLLRGEWKSTVSMMLEPREGERDVITEARKYYKESNDIDGTLRKLPRYLVAERAVLQCLKKCPGNYSQALKAVPRTLRMMYVHSYQSYLWNHAASMRVQKYGTDRVVVGDLVYCKGHETEKVTGIVSSECVDENVNDENCDDTFDPNHLDDISETNVPEARVSLVKAVTAEDINNGTYTIDDIVLPLPGSRVIFPENDIAAVFHDLAKKDGISLTESVHNVKEFSITNVTGSYRRVFQKPVDFEWDILKYIDGNIPLVETDFEKIAKTKPVNVNKEYPTGVSGDGSLHDRIKQSECSVNDVQLPKKDNEVESEGEKLPHVESLGGPIPQGTQIALKLSFTLPASCYATMAIRELLKTSTSVCASCSYFYCMIAYRL from the exons ATGACAACGCAGGAATCCGAAGTCGGAATATTCTGCTACATCTCTCCTCTCCCCGGTTTTCGCGGCATTCTTAAGCAAAG GTATTCTGATTTTATGGTGAATGAAGTCGATATGGAAGGAAATGTGGTTCATTTGACCAATTTGGAAGCTCCGCCGGAG GTAGTGAAGGAAAACGGAGCGAAGACGGAGGATGCTGCGAGTAAAGATTATAGTGCTGAAATCGAGAAGTTTAGGTGTCTTGCTAGTGGTGAAGATGTTGAACGGTTGGAAGCTTTCATCAGGGAGGTTAATTCGGGGAGTGAAGATGGTGTTATGCCTATTGTGCTCTCACCAGACTATGATAAAGTTCATAGGACG GCGGTGCATAACTTTTTTAAGGAGAACTTAAAGTTCCTTGTGACCGACGCAGTGGATGGACCAGATGCTTCATCAAAGTGCATCCGTGTGAGACTAAATTCGGGAGGGCAGAATGGCAGAGGCAGAAATTCGAAAAAGCGAAAAGAAAGGGGTGATAAACCTTTTGATAGCAGAGGTGTTGATGACTGGTCAGAGCATGTTGGCAAGTTCCTAAG GTTTCATCTTTTCAAGGAGAACAAGGATACACAAGAAGCTTTAGGAGTTATAGGAAAGATGCTTGGTATACAG CCAAGGGCATTTGGGTTCGCGGGTACAAAGGATAAGCGTGCTGTTACTTGTCAAAGG GTAACCGTCTTTAAACAGTTTGCAAGTAGATTGGCTGCTTTGAATGATAGGTTGATCGGTATCAAAGTAGGCGACTTTTG CTATGTGAAAGAAGGACTTTCTCTTGGCCAACTCCTGGGAAATCGCTTTACAATTACATTGAG AGGAGTTGTTGCAGATTCTGAAGATATCATCCAGGCCTCTGCAAATGCCTTAGGAAAACAGGGATTTGTTAACTACTTTGGTTTACAA AGATTTGGAAGTGGTTCAATTCCAACACATCTTATTGGAGCTTCACTACTGAGAGGAGAGTGGAAATCTACTGTAAGCATGATGCTTGAACCAAGGGAAGGAG AAAGAGATGTGATTACCGAGGCACGGAAATACTATAAGGAAAGTAATGATATTGACGGGACCTTAAGGAAATTACCTCGATATCTTGTTGCTGAAAGAGCTGTT CTGCAGTGTCTGAAGAAATGTCCTGGAAACTACTCTCAGGCTTTGAAAGCTGTTCCCAGAACTTTGAGGATGAT GTATGTGCATAGTTACCAGAGCTATTTGTGGAACCATGCAGCAAGTATGAGAGTGCAAAAATATG GAACTGACCGAGTTGTGGTGGGAGACTTGGTATATTGTAAAGGACATGAAACTGAGAAGGTGACTGGAATTGTTAGTTCTGAGTGTGTGGATGAAAATGTTAACGATGAAAACTGTGATGATACATTTGATCCTAATCATTTGGATGATATATCAGAAACAAATGTTCCTGAGGCGAGGGTTAGTCTTGTAAAG GCTGTAACTGCAGAAGATATCAACAACGGGACTTACACAATTGATGATATTGTCCTTCCTCTGCCAGG ATCAAGGGTCATCTTTCCAGAAAATGATATTGCTGCTGTTTTTCATGATCTTGCAAAGAAG GATGGAATTAGCTTGACAGAGAGCGTACATAATGTCAA GGAGTTCTCAATAACGAATGTGACCGGAAGTTATAGGCGGGTGTTCCAAAAACCAGTGGACTTTGAATG GGATATACTAAAGTATATTGATGGCAATATACCATTGGTGGAGACGGATTTTGAAAAAATTGCAAAAACCAAGCCTGTGAATGTAAACAAAGAGTACCCAACAGGTGTCAGTGGAGATGGAAGTTTACATGATCGCATCAAACAGTCAGAGTGCTCTGTCAATGATGTACAACTGCCGAAAAAAGATAATGAGGTGGAAAGCGAGGGAGAAAAGTTGCCACATGTTGAATCTCTTGGTGGCCCTATTCCTCAGGGAACTCAGATTGCTCTCAAGTTGAGCTTTACTCTCCCAGCATCTTGTTATGCAACAATGGCCATCAGAGAGCTACTGAAGACTTCGACATCTGTATGTGCCTCATGTTCTTACTTTTACTGTATGATTGCTTACAGGTTATAA